One Tenuifilum sp. 4138str genomic region harbors:
- a CDS encoding Fur family transcriptional regulator yields the protein MKKDIDNKLKSKNIKPTAMRELVLQVLTEQKTAISLPELEQKFEKADKATLYRTLKTFQENKLIHAIEDGSGSVKYALCQEACDCQPEDLHVHFLCSNCNQTFCLNDIPVPKINLPNNFSLESVNMVVKGVCSNCKQ from the coding sequence ATGAAAAAGGACATAGACAACAAACTCAAATCCAAAAACATCAAACCAACCGCCATGCGCGAATTGGTTTTACAGGTTTTGACCGAACAAAAAACAGCTATCAGTCTGCCGGAATTGGAACAAAAATTTGAAAAAGCGGATAAGGCAACGTTGTATCGTACGCTTAAAACATTTCAGGAGAATAAACTGATTCATGCGATTGAGGATGGTTCGGGTTCGGTAAAATATGCTTTGTGCCAGGAAGCTTGCGATTGCCAACCCGAAGACCTGCATGTCCATTTCCTTTGCTCAAATTGCAATCAAACATTTTGTTTAAACGATATTCCTGTTCCAAAAATAAACCTCCCCAATAACTTTTCACTCGAAAGCGTGAATATGGTGGTGAAAGGTGTTTGTTCAAATTGCAAACAATAA
- a CDS encoding DEAD/DEAH box helicase: protein MPNLIERLNRAIDVEYDWKNQEVAETLKTPIADRVKKGDTIENVFAEFFPDFNYDGNIVFTKVKIKCEDNRSKFRETSPVILSGHGKFFELDVLEDNDNEMILEVGFGSKSIPQSLNNKNGWQIDAAAVDIRHIVKKSTFILQTDTSKYKLINGIFEGSITPNIPSNQLQAGRKLASNTNLNDTQKEAFAYAYATNNYYLIQGPPGSGKTWLLAHLAHQFAIEGKKVLITAPTHTAINNALQKCSTLSQYQHIIKVGKSNQKEGLNYDGSTARNTPDFRNTAYDNNSRGIVVGATCYSPHTRKLEFMDWDVIIFDEAGQLSIPLAIAAMVKGSKFIFIGDHKQLPPIIAENHTDVVFQKSIFEHLHQFHSGIMLDITYRMNKWINEFPSKQFYNGRLKPDTKNETWLIDIPYNFEKHNEILSADKPEVLFCHYHESNESRSEYEAEIIAEFIEEYFKKEIDPENIAILTPFRAQVRQIKKALAKLNNYSDFKEKLFLDTVERIQGQERDIVIFSLATSDPIKAMQRATFFFNPNRFNVAITRAKKKRIVIGHKNLFLLSSNDIELDKMIANFRDFYESSFKVFEQAETEDLF, encoded by the coding sequence ATGCCAAATTTAATTGAAAGACTAAACCGGGCAATAGATGTTGAATACGACTGGAAAAACCAGGAGGTTGCCGAAACATTAAAAACACCCATTGCAGACAGGGTAAAAAAAGGTGATACCATTGAAAATGTATTTGCTGAATTTTTTCCTGATTTTAACTATGATGGGAATATTGTTTTTACTAAAGTTAAAATAAAATGTGAAGATAACAGGTCAAAGTTTCGTGAAACATCGCCTGTTATTTTAAGTGGTCACGGAAAGTTTTTTGAATTAGATGTCCTGGAAGATAATGACAATGAAATGATTCTTGAAGTAGGATTTGGGTCCAAAAGCATTCCTCAATCGCTAAATAACAAAAATGGTTGGCAAATAGATGCTGCAGCTGTTGATATCCGGCACATTGTAAAAAAATCAACTTTTATACTCCAAACAGACACATCAAAGTATAAATTAATAAACGGAATTTTTGAAGGTAGTATAACACCTAATATTCCATCTAATCAATTACAAGCTGGACGAAAATTGGCATCTAATACAAATCTTAATGATACTCAGAAAGAAGCTTTTGCATATGCCTATGCAACCAATAATTATTATCTTATACAAGGTCCCCCTGGTTCCGGGAAAACATGGTTACTTGCGCATTTAGCCCATCAATTTGCAATCGAAGGGAAAAAAGTACTGATCACTGCCCCCACCCATACAGCTATTAATAACGCACTTCAAAAATGCTCAACACTCTCGCAATATCAACATATTATAAAGGTTGGCAAAAGCAATCAGAAAGAAGGACTGAATTACGATGGTTCTACAGCCAGGAATACTCCAGATTTCAGAAATACAGCTTATGACAATAATAGCCGAGGTATTGTTGTTGGTGCAACTTGCTATTCGCCTCATACCCGTAAACTTGAGTTTATGGATTGGGATGTAATTATTTTTGACGAAGCCGGGCAATTAAGTATACCATTGGCTATCGCAGCGATGGTAAAAGGCTCAAAATTTATTTTTATTGGTGACCATAAACAATTACCCCCAATTATAGCAGAAAACCATACGGATGTAGTTTTTCAGAAATCAATTTTTGAACACTTGCATCAGTTCCATTCAGGAATAATGCTTGATATTACATACAGAATGAATAAATGGATAAATGAATTCCCCTCGAAACAATTTTATAATGGTAGATTGAAACCAGACACAAAAAATGAAACGTGGTTAATTGATATTCCTTATAATTTTGAAAAGCACAACGAAATACTTTCTGCAGATAAGCCTGAAGTGCTTTTCTGTCATTATCATGAGAGCAATGAATCTCGGTCTGAATATGAAGCTGAAATTATTGCTGAATTTATTGAGGAATATTTTAAAAAAGAAATTGATCCTGAAAATATTGCAATTCTAACACCATTCAGAGCCCAGGTAAGACAAATTAAAAAGGCATTGGCTAAGCTTAATAATTACAGCGATTTCAAGGAGAAATTGTTTTTAGATACGGTTGAACGGATTCAGGGTCAGGAACGTGATATTGTAATATTTTCACTGGCTACATCTGATCCAATAAAAGCAATGCAACGGGCTACATTCTTTTTTAATCCAAACCGTTTCAATGTAGCTATCACAAGAGCCAAAAAGAAACGCATAGTAATTGGACACAAGAATTTATTCCTTTTGAGTTCAAATGACATAGAATTAGATAAAATGATTGCAAATTTTCGGGATTTTTATGAAAGTTCCTTCAAAGTATTCGAACAAGCAGAAACGGAAGATTTATTTTGA
- a CDS encoding DUF6660 family protein: MKYVAVILSMYVMVLTAIPCNDVHAANTNSVSIELSEQSPNQSNEVDLCSPFCFCHCCQTLSFPSFFSISFINLVEITIDFKLKEPAISSPVASIWQPPKI, encoded by the coding sequence ATGAAATATGTAGCAGTAATATTATCAATGTACGTAATGGTTTTAACAGCCATACCATGCAATGATGTACATGCTGCCAATACAAATTCTGTTTCTATTGAATTATCAGAACAAAGCCCGAATCAATCAAACGAAGTTGATTTATGTTCCCCGTTTTGTTTTTGTCATTGTTGCCAAACACTTTCATTTCCTTCATTTTTTAGTATTTCCTTTATCAATTTAGTTGAAATTACTATAGATTTTAAATTGAAAGAACCTGCAATTTCAAGTCCCGTTGCATCTATCTGGCAACCACCCAAAATATAA